CAACATGAAAAATGGGAATGGTCGGAACAGACAGTTCATTTACAGTTTAATTCCATTCAGAAGCTGTTGGAGAAACATGAAGCGGCCGCTAATCAATGTTCATACTATCAAACTCAATTAGCGGAGAGTGAGCTCGCCCTGCATCAAGTAAATCAACAAATGAAGCCTTTAACAGTGGAAATGAATCAGTTACTTGAAACAGCTCATGTTGGAGACGAAGAAGCTTTTTACGAAAAAGAAAATCAAAAACAACTACAGCAATCATTATTAGAAAAGAAAGCAGCATTAGCTAGTCAGCTTGCTTCATTTTTTCCTAAAGATATGTTGGATGCAATAATGGATAAAATTCCAAGATTACTAGACTTGGAACAGCAACAAGAAAAGATGAAGCAAACCACTACCCAGCTGGAAAAAGATTTGGAAAAGCATCAACAAATGTTAGCGACCGTCCATGCAGAGATAGTTGGAATGGAAAAAAGAGAAGATTACTCCACTTTAGTTCACCAAAAGGAAATGGAGCAGGAAGCGCTCCATCAACAGGCAAAACAATGGGCAACGCTTAAAACTGCAAAAGAGATGCTATTGCAGGCAAAGCGATCGTACCAGAACAAATATTTGCACAAGGTGATGGAACGAACAACATTATATTTTCGTGAATTAACAGCGGAAGCTTACCAATATGTTTACCCGCCAACTGCTGAGCAACCATTTACGGTAGAGACAAATGATGGTACACGATTTGATGTTAAAGAACTATCTCAAGGGACGATGGACCAATTGTACGTTGCTTTGCGTTTAGCGGTTAGTGTATGTATAAGTGAAGAACATGCCTTGCCATTTATGATGGATGATGCATTTGTTCATTTTGATTCCATTCGAACAAAACGCGTGACGTCATTGCTTGAAAGAATTGTGCAAAGGCAGCAAGTGATCGTATTCACTTGTAAACAAGATCTTGTTACATTGGCTGAAAAAAGAAGTTTTGTCCAAATGTTAAATTCTATTCGCATTCATTGACAATAAATGATAAACTATTTGCAGATTATGATTATAATGCATGTGGAGGGACATCCAGTGCCAGAGAAAAAAGAGTGTCAAGACTGGGAAAAATATGATGAAACAATTGAAAAATTTATTCAAGTCATTGCCAAAAATATGAACTTATATGGGCTAACATCTTCCGTTGGTAGGCTGTATGGTGTATTGTATTTTGCCGATAAACCAATGACTTTAGATGATATGCGTGATGCGCTTGAAATGAGTAAAACGAGTATGTCGACAGGTGTACGAACGCTGTCAGAAATGAAGATGGTTGAATCTACTTTTAAACGGGGCATTCGAAAAGATTTATATCGATCAGAGGAAGATTGGTATAAATCGTTCACCTCCCTCTTTGGCAATCGTTGGCGCCATCATACAGAAACCAATATTGAAGAAGCAGACGAAGCCATTGCTGAGCTCCAGAAACTACAGGAAGAAACAGATGATGAACAATTAAAAGCAAAGATTAACACAGATATTGAGCGGTTGGAGTATGCTAAAAATTACTACGAATGGTTGATGAAGTTTATTCAAGTGATTGAAAGTGGTAAGATTTTTGACTATATTCCAAAAAATTAACAACTACGAAGATGGACTGATGCTTTTTATAAGGGATCAGTCCCTTTTCGTTACGTTAAAGGAGACAAAAAAAAAGCTTGGTCGAAATGGGAGATGTCGAAGTTATCCGTAGATTAGGCCTTAGTTTCAATGATAGGTTGACTACTGTTTTGAAATTAGGCTTTTCTATAATTTTGCGAGATATGAATGTACAGGCTACGAAGCTTTCTTCACTTCATTTTCCGAAGTGTTAGTAGGTGCATAGGCGCTGTTCAAGCGAAGGGAGATAGGAAGATGAAACAGGATATGAAAAAAGGGATTAGGCATGCTTCGATCGGGGAAGCTTATGAAGGCTTCTTATTAATACGTGAAGCAATCAAGGGTTTAACCAGTAATGGAAAACCATTTTTAACTTTAATGCTTCGCGATGCGACAGGAGAAATAGAGGCGAAGCTATGGGACGCCACTTCAGAGGATGAAACGCTCTTTGTGGCCGAACAAATTGTCCGCGTTGCTGGTGAAATCAATCAATTTCGCGGAAAGCCGCAGCTTAAAATTTTTTCGATTCGACCCTCACAACCAACAGATGATGTGAAAATAGATGATTTTGTGGAAAAAGCTCCTGTGAATAAAGAAAGCTTAATAGAAAAGTTGACAGAAGCTATTTTTGAAATGCAAAATCCAAACTTACAACGGATTGTACGTGCATT
This genomic interval from Virgibacillus pantothenticus contains the following:
- a CDS encoding GbsR/MarR family transcriptional regulator — encoded protein: MPEKKECQDWEKYDETIEKFIQVIAKNMNLYGLTSSVGRLYGVLYFADKPMTLDDMRDALEMSKTSMSTGVRTLSEMKMVESTFKRGIRKDLYRSEEDWYKSFTSLFGNRWRHHTETNIEEADEAIAELQKLQEETDDEQLKAKINTDIERLEYAKNYYEWLMKFIQVIESGKIFDYIPKN